The following nucleotide sequence is from Oreochromis niloticus isolate F11D_XX linkage group LG9, O_niloticus_UMD_NMBU, whole genome shotgun sequence.
TACAAAGTGACTAAAGTACAATTAAATATTACTCCTTGTTGGTCCCAACAACATGATTTAAGATGACCTCATTCAAAGTACAATCGGGAGGCATTTTAGCCACATGTTAAACAAGCATCGCTAACAGAACCTAAAACCTATAAAGGGCTGTGATCCCAAACCATACCCCACCTCGAAAAGTTAAACCTTACAACACACCAAGACTACACGGTAAATTTATACAgttaaagaaggaaaagagaGGCATAAAGTTCACAAGTTTTATTGTCAAAGTTTCTAAGGACCTGTAGGACTTCCCAGTGAGCAAACAGGTGTTGGCCAGCATGTGAAGCATCCTTTAAAATACTTTCTCACTCTGGAAAGTTACGGCCGGTGTTGGCAGTATCTTCCAAGAAGATGCAGCTGATGATATTTTGTGCTATTTATACTCTTTGAAGAGCCATTTTTGTCTCCTGCTAGAcggaaagaaaaactcaatttgtttcttgtttttgattCATTATTTTCTGTCTATATACATACGTTGCCTACCTCGTTTGTAGCAAGTAGCTGACTGAGTTATTCTTGCCTTCTTATCAGCTCACAGCAGTCTGGCCATCCTCCTCTGACTTCTGACATGAACAggggaactgctgctcactgaatattttctcatttcagACCATTCCCATGGTTATACATCAATAGTGTCTGAATTACTCATAGCAGCTCGTCTGCATCAACAATCATCTTTCTTCTTTATGctgatgcttggtttgaacttcagcgaGCTGTCTCAACTGTAGCTACATGCCTACACACTTTGAGTTGCTGCTGTTTTCAGACtgtatatattttctttgtctgttttctcaTGCATATAGTTCCACATGTATCATTTGCTTCTCTCAGTGCTATCAGTTTTGTTTCAAAAAATCCTTCACGTTTCATTTTTCTGTCTGAACAGTTGAAGACCAACTCTGAGGCAATCACACAAGTTACCATCATGTGTGGAATATACCAGGGTGATGCACTGTTCCCCGCTGTTGATCTGCACAGGCCTCAGCCCTCTAAGCCAGCAGTCCCCAACACCCGGGCCATGGGCCTTGAGAGTTGAGCCTCGGgcgtgaaatttatggttttcagggtttttactgttaactcggtttccctgggtctttcccgtgttgtagttgtgtcttattttgaaagaaatgtttacatgttaccatagcgaccagagagcattgaggggcagagaggaggatgttactctcaatgttgttggtgcatttcaggaggacgctgctaataaagttacacaatcacacagtgaattcacgtttatttacaaaatactgcagtttttgtcttggtggtatcattttattttgttgtatttatgtgcgacaccttaaaggccggtccgcgaaaatattgtctgacattaaacccgtccgtggcgcaaaaaaggtcggggaccgctgctctaagCCAGCCCATCACTGAGAGTGGATATAGATTCAGGAGTGGAGTAACCATCTGCAGCCTGTAGAAAAATGTACCGAGACAGTCTTGTTAAAATCTGCTGCTATCTACCAGGGTGATGAAGACGAAATGAGGGTGGATGTTTCTGCAGTTGCCTCAgggtgctttattttgtaaggtaacgaccctacaacaatacaaagaaaacagagaaaacccaacaatcatattgtgcccctttgagcaagcactttggtgacagtgggaagaaaaaactccttttgaacaggaaaaaacctctggcagaaccaggcttaggtTCTGCTGCAACAGGAGAAAGACACCCTGTGGAagggagccagagattaatgatAACTAATGACTAAATACAGAGtgctgtataaacacataggGAGTTGACAAGGTGAGGGCCCTGACAGTGGCCATAGTAGTTGTATTggttatcagaatcagaatacttcattaatctctaagGAAAtgatgtgggttacagttgctccaagaccataacagactaaactaattaaataatacaatatgttacagagtttacaaatttaaaaaataacgcTAATATATACAAATTGCTCAATTGTGTGTATTACCCACAggatgatatggtactataaggtcattgaAATAGGAtgaggcctgattattcaacACCTTCTATTCAATGAGAagtattttaaaatgtgtgtggCAGAATGGGCCAAGATCACATCAGAGCACTGCATGTGACTAGTTTCTCCATACAGGAGGAAGCTTGAAGCTGCCGTCATCAACAAAGGCTTTTGTGCAAAGGATTAAATAAATTTTAGTAAGCATGTTCAatatcttttttgtgtgttatttcTAATTACAGTTTTAATGACAGGAAAGTTTGCAGCTTAAATACATGCACAATTTATGCTATCCTTCAGTGGCAAAGCTAAGAAGGCACTGCTGTGGCTGATATTTTGAATGTTAATGTATGTAGGAAGTACCATACTGACATTTGTAATCGCAGTTCTCACTTTGTCTATTTGTTTAACAAACATATTTACACGGACAGacgtgcacacacagacacacagggagGGTTTAAAGTCTCTTGTATTGTACACATTTCTGTCACACTGTTTATACTTTATTTGTCTTTATTGTTTGGTTACTTGTTTAATTAAACAGCATGTATAGGGCTTATGGTCTGAACATGCTACATTTTCCTATGACATTATTTagcaaaaacactgcaaacatgacttgattttttttttgacagataAAGCTGCAACACAAGATTTAAGACACATTTCCTGATGTAGCAGCAATCAGCCCCTGCAAAGCTTACTTAAAGTGTGTGGTGGTACCCAGATCCAGTCCTGTAGTCTTACATAAGAGGTAGACAtaatagacaaaaaaaaactcTCTAATTTAGCTGTTTTTTATATGCTGCCTGTCTTTCTGCACAGAACaacagaggaaacagagaaatGAATTCCAACACACATGCAcctatatatgtctgtgtgtgtgtatttatggctaaaacaaacaaacagcaattctccgttctaaaaaacaaatctttCCTTCTCTTATTCTCTTTTTACTCAGAAAGCTACCTCAGTGGATAGAGAGGCAGATGGAAAGGAACTGAATAAAGGTTGCAGCACAGCTGAGGATCACAACTCCATGTCCATCACCATGGAAACAACAGAACAATCAGCGTTGGAGATGGATTGTGAAGTGGATGTTGGTATGGCTGATTCACCTAAGCAACAGGATTTCATTGCAGATGACGAGCTCGTTTATTCAGCAACACCGCCATTAGTCTCAGAGTCCCCGTTGGAAATGGTAACGCTCGACACTTTATTAACTGACATGCCAAGCAGTAGAGACGGGAATGACAAGCTTGACTGCTCTGACCCCAATGTCTGCACTGAAACGACTTGTCAGAATCAAAAAGAAGCTTTGATTTTGGAGCCGGGCTGTGAAGAGCTCAGCAGGAATGAATCAGTCACCTCATCTGTGTCCGACCCACTCTCCAGTGTagacagtgtgtgtgagaatgaccCCCAACATAAGAGGAGGAAAACACCAGAACAAGACCCTGAGCTAGAACAAGATGCTGTACCAGTACAAAGCCCAGAGCCTGGTGAAGATCCTGAGGAACTAAGTCTTGAACTACAGCAATACCCTGAGCCAGAGCCGTTCCCAGAATCAGCGCAATACCCTGAACCAGTACTAGACCTTGAGCGAGAGCCATTCCCAGAATCAACGCAATTCCCTGAACCAGTACTAGACCCTGAGCTAGAGCCATTCCCAGAATCAATGCAATTCCCTGAACCAGTGCTAGACCCTGAGCTAGAGCCATTCCCAGAATCAATGCAATTCCCTGAACCAGCGCTAGACCCTGAGCTAGATCAGTATCCTGACCCAGAGCCTGGGGCTGTTGACAATTATCTGCATTCTAAACAAGATGGCTATCTAAATCTGGAAATATATAAAGACCCAGAGGCCCAAGAACTCATATTAGAACCATCCGTCAAAGAGGAGTCTATGTTAGCACAGTGCATTAGAGAAGAAGCTTTGTCAGATGTCTCCACTGAATCCTGCCATGAACCTGGTCCTGATGAAATGGAAGAATGCCTGAGAGTTGAGATTGCAGCAGCTTCCTCAGATAGTGAGACGGATGAAAAATGGAGAACAATATTCTCCTCTTCTATTAATAAAGAAGATGATGATTCATATTTGGATAGTCTTCAGTTGAGTGCCCAGGAGCTCTTTGTACAAAAAGCTGAGATGACAGGTGTTGAAGAGCAAGACAGCAACACTTTTCATGAAGTGTGTTTTGAGGTCCCGCAAGTGGAAGACGTTCTCGAACAGCCCGAGGTTAACATTCCTTTTCCCAGCCCTTCACAAGAGGTTAAATATAACCCGTTAGGCCTTCAAGGCTTGTCTAAAATATCTGAAGATGAGAGTGAGAATGGTAAAGATGCTAATTATAACCACATCATTCACCAACCACACATCAGTGTAGATGCAGTCAAGAAGCTACCTAAAGACTTCTGTGTGATACAGGAAACCAAGAGTGAGAATGTTAGTACAGAGCACGTGGACTTCCAGCTGGCTCGTAAACAGTGGCGGGAAATGGAggaacaaaccaaaaacaaggtAGTCTTACCTACAACCAAGCAGCTGAGCTTCCACGGCAGCCACAGCTTCATGTACACTCCAGTACGCAACATTGACAGACCTCACAAGAAAGCACATGATCTGGAAAACTTAGATCTGGTTGGGGAGTATCCTCACACCCAATTTAGCCCCTGCTCAGAGGATTCTGGTTTGGATGATTCCAGTTACAGGTCCCCTTATGATGACCAAGAAACAGTTGAAAGGGATATTCGCATATCACTGGAGAGGGAAGAAAATTTCAAAAGGGAGAGGGGCCTTTCCAGGATGGGCAAATCCACTGATTGTGCACCATCAAGAAGTATTCCTAGATCAATAAGCACTCCATTGACGCCGTCATTCATCATCACCTCCTCACCTACCAAGGAACCATCGAAACATGAAATGTCAGCGAACAATGTAATTATTCTGGACCCTAGCAATGATTTTACCTCTAGTCCCAGGCATGTTAAAGACAACATGAAAGCTCAGTCTAGTGAGTGGCACTCCAAAGAGACCAGCTCCAGTGTCATCATCCTGGAGACGTCCAATTTGATTATTCGCAGTGCCTCTGAGTTCTCTCTCAGTAAAGCATGTGAGCAGCCCCAGGAAAAAATGTTCCTGAACAACCCATTTTTCAAACTACGTTCAAGAAGCACAATATCCTTGGTGGATGAAGAGATCAAGATGGTAAAGCAGAGGGAGGATGAGCTAAAAAAGGAGAGGGAAAATCTGTATGCCAAAGACAGGTTCAGTGCAGAAAGAGTATTGTCAAATCGCATGGAAACGTTGACCTTTAATAACTCAGGTATGGTAGCATTATATTCACCATGCATGTTTTTTCCTCCATTTGCGTACATTAAAGCTAATTATCAATTGTGGTGTTTCTTATTAGTTGATGTTCCTGTGAAATGCAAGTCGTCTCCATCTTCACCAATGAAAACCACCCACAGGATGGATCGTGCTGCTCTATCATGTGATCACAGAGTGAGTTCTTGATAAAACATcgttgaattttttttcatcaACCAAAACATGCAATTTCATGCTttgcattttgtatttgtattgtCATTATGAAACCTGACACTGGATAAATAAGCTCAAATAAAATGTGCTTATTGTCTCATTTATAGTGTAAATAAGATATGAGGtgattgtttgtgtgttttcataaatacaattttttttattgtaattctTGGTTAATTCAGGCATTTACTAGTTAAGTAATTTGTGTGACCTCACCTAACGTGAGGACTATTTTTGCCTTATAaagatttataaataaaatgaaagtgcCTGGATTAATGTCTCTCTGGCCTGTGTCCAGACATGTTGACACCGCTGCAAGTGATGTCACATAGAAGGAACAGCAAGTTCAATCTCTGTCTCTGGGAAAAAAAGGGGGTTTGTATCCTAGGGAGATCTCAACAGGAGAAAAAACTGTGCGGATGAGGTGTGAGAGATGTGTACATACTCCACCCAGACGAGATATGATGACCAagttgatggattgttggaagTGAGGCAGTGAAGCGTAGCCCCCAGCTCCTGATTCATCCATTCCGTTTGGCCGTTGGTCTGGGGATGATATCTGGAACTGAGACTGACCAGGGCTATGTGATGTTCAATGTCTTCAGATTGAAGTACAGGAGAAATATCTGTCgtttaaaaagatttaatttgcTTTGGCAGTTGGAATTATAAGTTACAGCGCTGGACCTCCATGTGAATACATCCATCTGTCTTCACACAAAGGACAACCCTGGATTGGGCTGTATCGTTTTTATAACCCAACAATAACACACTATTATTATGACTGTCTTCTTCCCCAAACCATCCTGATGTCTCCATTTGGCCTCCTCTGTGCTCACGACCCTCGTTATCTGCTTCTATTTCCTGGAATgacaagacagaaaagaaagcaCCTCCCTGCCTAGCCTTGATCATTTTTATATTATCCTACTAGTGTTTCTATTTATCTAGATCGGTACATTCTGTTCGGACTCCCTTTGGCCCAGCAAATATCCTTCTAACCATTATCTAGTGTGACGTGTAAGCATGTAGCAAAACCCTGTGCTTCCCCATCAGTTCTCAATATTTGGACTGACAAGCACTTCCTCTGTACTTTGTGCTgtctaactacattcacacacattcatactcagatggatgcatcggagagcaacttggggttagcatgttgcccaaggatacttggcatgcagactagaggagccagggatcaaaccaccaaccttccgatcagtaggtgacctgctctacctcctgagccacagccaccccagtCCAGTCCAGTCATGCTGCTGAATGACGTTTTAGATCCTCAAAACACGGAGTGCCAACTTGTTTATGAGCACATTGCGTtgtgtatataaaaataataaaaacagctttaattaatcattttaaaCCCTAACAGCTCCCAATGCTGATCAGAAGGACTTCCACACCTGTGAAGTAAACTGAGGACCTCGACCAGACAGGATCTCCACTGGAATTCCGTGGAGTCGGAAAACATGATCTGTCAATAGTTTAGCTGTCTCAACAGCTGATGGCAGTTTGTCCAATGCTAAAGGTGGGCTGAATTAGAAAACCTATCCACACTGGTGAGTATTACAGTTTTTCCCGAGGAAGTGGGAAAACCAGTAACAAAATCCAGGGCTATGTGGAACAGAATCTGTGTGGAATGGCTAGTGGTTGGAGAAACCCAAACAAGAGTGTTGTGGTGTTTATTGCAGGCAAGCTACTATGTACTCTCTCACGTCCTTTTCTAGTGAATCCAACCAAAAGTGACGGCGAAGCAAAGATTCCGTTCactttgcactttttttctttgcaaactcctttgaccaaAGATATGGTCCTACTCATCCCAGGATGAAAGGAAAACTGGAAGGTATTGATCCAGTGGAGTACTGTGGCACATGTAGCGGTGGGTACAAACTGCCAACCAGGCGGGCCAGTAACTGGGCCAGTTCCTCCTGAAGGGCTTGCTGGATCATGTCCTTGATTCTCCAGGTTAATGCACCCACCCTGCAGGAACCAGGAAGGATGTTGCCGGGCTCAGCAGTACTAGTGTTGGTGGCGAGCTGGTGGTAGAGAGCGTCAGTTTTGACATTTCTGGACCTTGAGCGATAGGACATAGAAAAGTTAAAACGTGCAAAAAATAGTGACCAGTGAGCCTTGACGGGCGTTCAGTCTCTTGGTTGTTCTGATATAGGTTAAGTTCTTGTGATCTGATTCAGCTTCAGGTGACCAAGTGAACGGAACCTTTGCGGACATGAGGTAAGTTACAGGTGCTGCTATCTGACTGTAGTTGTGGATAAAATGGGTAATGTCTGTACAAGTTCGCAAACCCAAGGAACTCTTGAAGGTGCCTGCGAGTGGAAGGAGTGGGCCATTCAGCGACTGCTCAGATTTTGGCAGGGTCCATTTTCACCTGTCCCCCTGCCAGAAAATAACCCAGAAAAATGACGGATGGTGAATGGAACTCGCACTTCTCTGCTTTACATATGGCAGCTGCTGAAACACCATGTGAAAGTGGATTCAATTATCCGGGAGATCCTTGGAAAAAATCTGAATGTCATTGAGGTGGGCAAACACGAAAAGGTTTAGGAAATCTCTGAGAATGTCATTCACTAGTGCCTGAAAAAGTGCTGATGCATTTGTAAGACTGAATGGCATGACTAGGTATTCAAAGTGACCCAGTGGTGAATTAAAAGCTCTCTTCCATTCATCCCCCTCTCTGATGAGGACTAAATGGTAGGTGTTTTTCAGGTCCAGTTTTGTGAAGATGGTGGCACCGTGGATGGGTTCAAACAGATGATGGAATGGCTGCCAGTGAATCCAGAATATAGAACGGAATGGAAGCTAGGACCGGGGAGGCGGTGCGGGGACAGGGATCGGAGACTAATGAAATTAATTGCGCTGAGACTTGAGACTTCTTTCAGCCCTCTCTCCCTCAGGCCATTATCAAgtctaagagagagagagagagagagagagaccagaTTCTTGAAGAACTGAGGCATCCTGGGAGGCTAAGTTGTCCCACATCTGATCATTCAGGGCCTGAAGGAAAATACCCTGAAGGGCACGATCGGATCAGCCTGCCTCAGCTGGTGTGGTGTGAAAATTGATCACAAATTCCATGATGAAGGCACTTCTCGTCTTCCTTGCCTTAAATTTAAGGGTCTTTTAACAGCTCTGCCCTCAGAGACGGGGTGTGAGAAAGTCTTTTTAAACTCCcccaaaaacacatcatatgtAGCGATCGGATAACAAGTGAAGTAAGCTTCCCCTCAGCATTCCCTTGAAATACAAGAGCTTCAAAGCATCATCAGGGAAGAAACGCGAAGAGCAACCAAAAACTAATGAGCATTGCAAAAGGAATCCCCCCACACTGGCACAATTCACCTGTGAATGGGTCGGGGGCAAGGGATACTCTCTAAACACCGGCGTCATAGAAAACAATGTTGGTGCAACGGGCAGAATGGCTTCCATAAACCCTGGTGATGCCTCTGGGGTTGCGGAACTGGGTACTGCGTTGGACTTGGGGTATAATTTTAACTCAAGAATCGCAGAGAGTATTTTGTCTTGTTTGTCTTCGATAGTTTTATATTGACCACCTAGGAACTGTAATATCTGTTCGTGTTCGCCTAACTTAGTGATTGCTGTCCAATCCATTTTCCTGGCCAGGGAAAACTAAACAACGAGGTACAGGTAGGGCAACTAGAGATAAGCGCCTACTTGCAGG
It contains:
- the palmdb gene encoding uncharacterized protein palmdb isoform X3, coding for MDKRRIQEEIAKKRRQIEEEKLKLQYIKKKALREQWLMDGLSQQSEEEQEAMRLQAQEEQQQSDHLQSNIIRMEKEIEALEAQELNISANEEIVVKRLKEVERTAEDIIKKATSVDREADGKELNKGCSTAEDHNSMSITMETTEQSALEMDCEVDVGMADSPKQQDFIADDELVYSATPPLVSESPLEMVTLDTLLTDMPSSRDGNDKLDCSDPNVCTETTCQNQKEALILEPGCEELSRNESVTSSVSDPLSSVDSVCENDPQHKRRKTPEQDPELEQDAVPVQSPEPGEDPEELSLELQQYPEPEPFPESAQYPEPVLDLEREPFPESTQFPEPVLDPELEPFPESMQFPEPVLDPELEPFPESMQFPEPALDPELDQYPDPEPGAVDNYLHSKQDGYLNLEIYKDPEAQELILEPSVKEESMLAQCIREEALSDVSTESCHEPGPDEMEECLRVEIAAASSDSETDEKWRTIFSSSINKEDDDSYLDSLQLSAQELFVQKAEMTGVEEQDSNTFHEVCFEVPQVEDVLEQPEVNIPFPSPSQEVKYNPLGLQGLSKISEDESENGKDANYNHIIHQPHISVDAVKKLPKDFCVIQETKSENVSTEHVDFQLARKQWREMEEQTKNKVVLPTTKQLSFHGSHSFMYTPVRNIDRPHKKAHDLENLDLVGEYPHTQFSPCSEDSGLDDSSYRSPYDDQETVERDIRISLEREENFKRERGLSRMGKSTDCAPSRSIPRSISTPLTPSFIITSSPTKEPSKHEMSANNVIILDPSNDFTSSPRHVKDNMKAQSSEWHSKETSSSVIILETSNLIIRSASEFSLSKACEQPQEKMFLNNPFFKLRSRSTISLVDEEIKMVKQREDELKKERENLYAKDRFSAERVLSNRMETLTFNNSVDVPVKCKSSPSSPMKTTHRMDRAALSCDHRFPEIHTGGRRKSAMALRWEAGEFTKNE
- the palmdb gene encoding uncharacterized protein palmdb isoform X1, giving the protein MSGCRTGTRVVIKAQPEIKHDKRRIQEEIAKKRRQIEEEKLKLQYIKKKALREQWLMDGLSQQSEEEQEAMRLQAQEEQQQSDHLQSNIIRMEKEIEALEAQELNISANEEIVVKRLKEVERTAEDIIKKATSVDREADGKELNKGCSTAEDHNSMSITMETTEQSALEMDCEVDVGMADSPKQQDFIADDELVYSATPPLVSESPLEMVTLDTLLTDMPSSRDGNDKLDCSDPNVCTETTCQNQKEALILEPGCEELSRNESVTSSVSDPLSSVDSVCENDPQHKRRKTPEQDPELEQDAVPVQSPEPGEDPEELSLELQQYPEPEPFPESAQYPEPVLDLEREPFPESTQFPEPVLDPELEPFPESMQFPEPVLDPELEPFPESMQFPEPALDPELDQYPDPEPGAVDNYLHSKQDGYLNLEIYKDPEAQELILEPSVKEESMLAQCIREEALSDVSTESCHEPGPDEMEECLRVEIAAASSDSETDEKWRTIFSSSINKEDDDSYLDSLQLSAQELFVQKAEMTGVEEQDSNTFHEVCFEVPQVEDVLEQPEVNIPFPSPSQEVKYNPLGLQGLSKISEDESENGKDANYNHIIHQPHISVDAVKKLPKDFCVIQETKSENVSTEHVDFQLARKQWREMEEQTKNKVVLPTTKQLSFHGSHSFMYTPVRNIDRPHKKAHDLENLDLVGEYPHTQFSPCSEDSGLDDSSYRSPYDDQETVERDIRISLEREENFKRERGLSRMGKSTDCAPSRSIPRSISTPLTPSFIITSSPTKEPSKHEMSANNVIILDPSNDFTSSPRHVKDNMKAQSSEWHSKETSSSVIILETSNLIIRSASEFSLSKACEQPQEKMFLNNPFFKLRSRSTISLVDEEIKMVKQREDELKKERENLYAKDRFSAERVLSNRMETLTFNNSVDVPVKCKSSPSSPMKTTHRMDRAALSCDHRFPEIHTGGRRKSAMALRWEAGEFTKNE
- the palmdb gene encoding uncharacterized protein palmdb isoform X4; this encodes MSITMETTEQSALEMDCEVDVGMADSPKQQDFIADDELVYSATPPLVSESPLEMVTLDTLLTDMPSSRDGNDKLDCSDPNVCTETTCQNQKEALILEPGCEELSRNESVTSSVSDPLSSVDSVCENDPQHKRRKTPEQDPELEQDAVPVQSPEPGEDPEELSLELQQYPEPEPFPESAQYPEPVLDLEREPFPESTQFPEPVLDPELEPFPESMQFPEPVLDPELEPFPESMQFPEPALDPELDQYPDPEPGAVDNYLHSKQDGYLNLEIYKDPEAQELILEPSVKEESMLAQCIREEALSDVSTESCHEPGPDEMEECLRVEIAAASSDSETDEKWRTIFSSSINKEDDDSYLDSLQLSAQELFVQKAEMTGVEEQDSNTFHEVCFEVPQVEDVLEQPEVNIPFPSPSQEVKYNPLGLQGLSKISEDESENGKDANYNHIIHQPHISVDAVKKLPKDFCVIQETKSENVSTEHVDFQLARKQWREMEEQTKNKVVLPTTKQLSFHGSHSFMYTPVRNIDRPHKKAHDLENLDLVGEYPHTQFSPCSEDSGLDDSSYRSPYDDQETVERDIRISLEREENFKRERGLSRMGKSTDCAPSRSIPRSISTPLTPSFIITSSPTKEPSKHEMSANNVIILDPSNDFTSSPRHVKDNMKAQSSEWHSKETSSSVIILETSNLIIRSASEFSLSKACEQPQEKMFLNNPFFKLRSRSTISLVDEEIKMVKQREDELKKERENLYAKDRFSAERVLSNRMETLTFNNSVDVPVKCKSSPSSPMKTTHRMDRAALSCDHRFPEIHTGGRRKSAMALRWEAGEFTKNE
- the palmdb gene encoding uncharacterized protein palmdb isoform X2; this translates as MEEADLLKERLQAIMDKRRIQEEIAKKRRQIEEEKLKLQYIKKKALREQWLMDGLSQQSEEEQEAMRLQAQEEQQQSDHLQSNIIRMEKEIEALEAQELNISANEEIVVKRLKEVERTAEDIIKKATSVDREADGKELNKGCSTAEDHNSMSITMETTEQSALEMDCEVDVGMADSPKQQDFIADDELVYSATPPLVSESPLEMVTLDTLLTDMPSSRDGNDKLDCSDPNVCTETTCQNQKEALILEPGCEELSRNESVTSSVSDPLSSVDSVCENDPQHKRRKTPEQDPELEQDAVPVQSPEPGEDPEELSLELQQYPEPEPFPESAQYPEPVLDLEREPFPESTQFPEPVLDPELEPFPESMQFPEPVLDPELEPFPESMQFPEPALDPELDQYPDPEPGAVDNYLHSKQDGYLNLEIYKDPEAQELILEPSVKEESMLAQCIREEALSDVSTESCHEPGPDEMEECLRVEIAAASSDSETDEKWRTIFSSSINKEDDDSYLDSLQLSAQELFVQKAEMTGVEEQDSNTFHEVCFEVPQVEDVLEQPEVNIPFPSPSQEVKYNPLGLQGLSKISEDESENGKDANYNHIIHQPHISVDAVKKLPKDFCVIQETKSENVSTEHVDFQLARKQWREMEEQTKNKVVLPTTKQLSFHGSHSFMYTPVRNIDRPHKKAHDLENLDLVGEYPHTQFSPCSEDSGLDDSSYRSPYDDQETVERDIRISLEREENFKRERGLSRMGKSTDCAPSRSIPRSISTPLTPSFIITSSPTKEPSKHEMSANNVIILDPSNDFTSSPRHVKDNMKAQSSEWHSKETSSSVIILETSNLIIRSASEFSLSKACEQPQEKMFLNNPFFKLRSRSTISLVDEEIKMVKQREDELKKERENLYAKDRFSAERVLSNRMETLTFNNSVDVPVKCKSSPSSPMKTTHRMDRAALSCDHRFPEIHTGGRRKSAMALRWEAGEFTKNE